The Christiangramia flava JLT2011 genome has a segment encoding these proteins:
- a CDS encoding DinB family protein, producing MHSENLPEAWLRGPVAGIPALLQPVAHALIQSREEIRNYTRDFPGNLLWDRPAGRASVAFHLQHICGVIDRMLTYAEGKSLTEEQFSYLKKEGVMQETISLDTLVENAENKIDEMLQILPEIPSESLTEFRGVGRKQLPSTVLGLLFHAAEHTQRHIGQMLVSISVVKEQA from the coding sequence ATGCATTCTGAAAATTTACCGGAAGCCTGGCTGAGAGGCCCGGTGGCGGGAATTCCCGCGTTGTTGCAACCTGTGGCTCATGCGCTCATTCAGTCCAGGGAAGAGATCAGGAATTATACACGGGATTTTCCTGGAAATTTGTTGTGGGACCGCCCGGCTGGAAGAGCTTCGGTCGCTTTTCACCTGCAACATATTTGCGGGGTCATAGATCGAATGCTGACTTATGCGGAAGGAAAATCTTTGACTGAAGAACAGTTTTCATACCTTAAAAAGGAGGGGGTGATGCAGGAAACGATCAGCCTGGATACTTTGGTTGAAAATGCCGAAAATAAGATTGACGAAATGCTGCAAATATTACCGGAAATCCCTTCGGAAAGTCTTACCGAGTTCAGAGGTGTTGGCCGGAAGCAATTGCCCTCCACGGTATTAGGGTTGCTATTTCACGCGGCGGAACACACCCAGAGGCATATTGGCCAGATGCTGGTAAGTATTTCAGTTGTAAAAGAGCAGGCTTAA
- a CDS encoding threonine ammonia-lyase has protein sequence MQPTSEQLLKVHKRIESYIHRTPVLTSTLINQLTGAEIFFKCENFQKMGAFKMRGAANAILNLPKSKQKNGVVTHSSGNFAQALSLAAKSIGVPAYIVMPDTAPEVKKAAVRTYCGQITECPSTLKDRERTAAEIVKNTGATFIHPSNDLDVILGQGTAALELLQEQPELASIICPVGGGGLIAGSSLAVKHFGKKATCIGAEPKAADDAWRSLKSGKIEQNESAETIADGLKTQLGDVNFPIILDNVSEIIRVEEPEILEAMKLIWQHMKIIVEASSATTLAAIIKEKERFQAQKIGVILSGGNVDLDNLPF, from the coding sequence ATGCAGCCAACCAGCGAACAGCTTCTCAAGGTTCATAAAAGGATCGAAAGTTATATTCACCGCACGCCGGTGCTCACTTCCACGCTCATTAACCAATTAACCGGTGCTGAAATTTTCTTTAAATGTGAGAATTTTCAGAAGATGGGTGCATTCAAAATGCGGGGTGCGGCGAATGCGATTTTAAATCTTCCGAAGTCCAAGCAGAAGAATGGCGTAGTTACCCACTCTTCCGGAAATTTTGCCCAGGCGCTCTCACTAGCCGCAAAAAGTATTGGAGTTCCTGCCTATATCGTGATGCCAGACACTGCTCCGGAAGTAAAAAAAGCGGCGGTGCGAACCTACTGCGGGCAGATTACGGAGTGCCCTTCGACGCTGAAAGATCGAGAGCGAACCGCAGCTGAAATCGTAAAGAATACCGGCGCTACTTTCATTCATCCTTCGAACGACCTGGATGTCATTTTGGGCCAGGGAACCGCGGCGTTGGAATTATTGCAGGAACAGCCGGAGCTCGCAAGCATTATTTGCCCGGTTGGAGGTGGCGGGCTCATCGCTGGCTCTTCTCTTGCTGTAAAACACTTCGGAAAAAAGGCTACCTGCATCGGAGCCGAACCTAAGGCTGCTGATGATGCCTGGCGCTCCTTAAAAAGTGGAAAAATCGAACAAAATGAGTCGGCTGAAACGATTGCAGATGGCTTGAAAACCCAGCTCGGAGATGTCAATTTCCCGATCATCTTAGATAATGTTTCAGAAATCATACGTGTGGAGGAGCCGGAAATACTGGAGGCAATGAAACTGATCTGGCAACACATGAAAATTATCGTAGAAGCATCCAGCGCCACGACACTGGCCGCCATTATCAAAGAAAAAGAACGATTTCAGGCTCAGAAGATCGGGGTGATTCTCTCTGGTGGAAATGTGGATCTCGACAATCTTCCTTTTTAA
- a CDS encoding universal stress protein has translation MDAFKNIMVAVDFNDSIGELMVYADSLAAKYDSKVWIVHVADPEPDFVGYQPGPQYIRDLKAEEYREEHHNLQEVCKNFLSEGIDSEALLIQGSTVETVMQEAKKLQVNLLIVGTHKHSFLHNLLQENVSMELLKKSEIPMLTIPIEEI, from the coding sequence ATGGACGCTTTCAAAAATATCATGGTAGCTGTAGATTTTAATGACAGCATTGGTGAATTAATGGTCTATGCCGATAGCCTGGCCGCAAAATATGATTCCAAGGTCTGGATCGTTCACGTGGCCGATCCGGAACCCGATTTCGTGGGCTACCAACCCGGACCTCAATACATTCGGGATCTGAAGGCTGAAGAATACCGGGAAGAACATCATAATCTACAGGAGGTATGCAAAAACTTTCTCAGCGAAGGCATTGACAGCGAAGCCTTACTCATTCAGGGAAGCACCGTGGAAACAGTGATGCAGGAAGCTAAGAAACTTCAGGTAAATCTATTGATCGTAGGCACGCACAAACATAGTTTTTTGCACAACCTGTTACAGGAGAACGTCTCCATGGAGCTGCTGAAAAAATCTGAAATTCCCATGCTTACTATTCCGATTGAGGAAATTTAG
- a CDS encoding 2-hydroxyacid dehydrogenase — translation MSLLIVCPGRDPENWIETIRKKDSAIECYAYPEDHQKEDVEFALTWNHPRGIFKNYPNLKVIASMGAGVDHILSDPALPDDIQITRVVDDKMTEDMSNFVLTQALARLRKIQDYTKHQTEKKWDRTQYGRPQDTKIGIMGLGVLGDAVAEKLHKNNFQVYAWSRTEKDCQNITCFHGKEQMEEFLSHAEILVCLLPLTEDTRNILNADLFDMLPEGAYVINVARGEHLVEHDLLEMIDNGHLSGASLDVFREEPLPDEHPFWEHEKINITPHIASLTSPESVVPQIIENYDRMMDGKPLRHEVELEKGY, via the coding sequence ATGTCGTTATTGATTGTATGCCCGGGAAGGGATCCCGAAAACTGGATTGAGACCATACGTAAAAAAGATTCAGCCATTGAATGTTATGCTTATCCCGAAGACCACCAGAAAGAAGACGTAGAATTTGCGTTAACCTGGAATCATCCCCGCGGAATATTTAAGAATTATCCCAATTTGAAAGTTATCGCCAGCATGGGTGCCGGCGTAGACCATATTTTAAGCGATCCTGCTTTGCCAGACGATATCCAGATTACCCGGGTAGTGGATGATAAAATGACCGAGGATATGAGCAATTTTGTGCTCACCCAGGCTCTGGCCCGGCTTCGTAAAATACAAGATTATACCAAACACCAAACCGAAAAGAAATGGGATCGAACCCAGTATGGCCGCCCTCAGGACACTAAAATCGGGATTATGGGACTTGGAGTTTTAGGAGATGCCGTTGCCGAAAAACTTCATAAGAATAATTTTCAGGTCTATGCCTGGTCTCGTACTGAAAAAGATTGCCAGAATATTACCTGCTTCCACGGAAAAGAGCAAATGGAAGAGTTCCTTAGTCATGCTGAAATTCTCGTGTGCCTTCTTCCGCTTACAGAAGACACGCGCAATATCCTGAATGCAGACCTTTTCGACATGCTTCCCGAAGGAGCTTACGTGATCAATGTGGCACGCGGGGAACACCTGGTGGAACACGACCTGCTGGAAATGATCGATAATGGTCATCTTAGCGGGGCTTCTCTTGATGTTTTCAGGGAAGAACCTTTACCAGATGAACATCCATTTTGGGAACATGAAAAGATCAATATCACGCCCCATATTGCCAGTCTAACCAGCCCCGAGTCGGTAGTGCCACAGATCATTGAAAATTATGACCGCATGATGGATGGCAAACCTCTCAGGCATGAAGTAGAACTGGAAAAAGGATACTAA
- a CDS encoding acyl-CoA dehydrogenase family protein, whose product MSLFKKIRNTVKLLQSVDMDQLAKINQKIDLAEAMKTLGKLDDRQLVGLMRMLKTKNKKGQHDLPPIDGDFYNLDLKLTPEQRELQLKVRNFMEDEIRPLVNDYWKKDQFPFEIIDKFKKMNIVGVPYEGYGCPNLPFLMEGIIAQEIARVDVSTSTFFGVHSGLAMGSIYLCGSEEQKQEWLPKMQKMEKIGAFGLTEPNVGSGVAGGLETTCKFDGENWVLNGQKKWIGNATFADVTIIWARDLDSNQVKGFLVKKENPGFETEKIQDKMALRIVQNAIITLTDCKVPESDRLQNANSFKDTANVLRMTRAGVAWQAVGCARGAYESALKYTKKREQFGRPIASYQLVQNHLVEMLSNLTSMQTLCFRLSELQDQGLLKDEHASLAKVYCSLRMRDTVSQAREVMGGNGILLEYDVARFVADAEAIYSYEGTKEINSLIVGRAITGYSAFVS is encoded by the coding sequence ATGTCTTTATTTAAAAAAATCAGAAACACCGTTAAGCTACTACAGTCGGTTGATATGGATCAACTGGCCAAGATCAACCAGAAAATCGATCTCGCCGAAGCCATGAAAACTTTAGGCAAACTCGATGACCGACAGTTAGTGGGTTTGATGAGAATGTTAAAAACCAAGAATAAAAAAGGACAACACGACCTCCCTCCTATTGACGGGGATTTTTACAACCTTGACCTGAAACTTACTCCGGAACAACGCGAACTGCAATTAAAAGTTCGCAATTTCATGGAAGATGAGATCAGGCCGCTTGTGAATGATTACTGGAAGAAGGACCAGTTCCCTTTTGAGATCATCGATAAATTCAAAAAAATGAATATCGTAGGTGTTCCCTATGAAGGCTATGGATGCCCAAATTTGCCGTTTTTGATGGAAGGTATCATCGCACAGGAAATTGCGCGGGTAGATGTTTCCACATCCACATTTTTCGGAGTTCATAGCGGGCTGGCAATGGGTTCTATCTACCTTTGCGGAAGTGAAGAACAGAAACAGGAATGGCTTCCGAAGATGCAGAAAATGGAAAAGATCGGAGCCTTTGGTTTAACCGAACCAAATGTGGGCTCTGGAGTAGCCGGCGGACTCGAAACTACCTGTAAATTTGATGGCGAAAACTGGGTGCTCAACGGTCAGAAAAAATGGATCGGGAATGCCACTTTTGCTGATGTTACCATTATCTGGGCTCGCGATCTGGATTCCAACCAGGTGAAAGGATTTCTGGTTAAAAAGGAAAATCCGGGATTCGAAACCGAAAAGATCCAGGATAAAATGGCCTTGAGAATCGTTCAGAATGCGATCATCACTTTAACCGATTGTAAAGTTCCTGAAAGCGATCGCCTTCAGAATGCTAATTCATTTAAAGATACCGCTAACGTCTTGAGAATGACCCGCGCCGGCGTTGCCTGGCAGGCCGTTGGCTGTGCCCGAGGGGCTTATGAAAGCGCCTTGAAATACACCAAAAAGAGGGAACAATTTGGAAGACCGATTGCTTCTTACCAGCTGGTACAAAATCACCTGGTAGAAATGCTTTCTAATCTTACCTCCATGCAAACCCTCTGTTTCAGGCTATCTGAATTACAGGATCAGGGTTTACTGAAAGATGAACATGCGAGCCTGGCAAAGGTTTATTGCTCTCTGCGAATGCGGGACACCGTAAGCCAGGCCAGGGAAGTTATGGGCGGAAATGGAATTCTGCTGGAATATGATGTAGCAAGATTTGTGGCAGATGCCGAAGCGATCTACAGCTATGAAGGAACCAAAGAAATTAATTCGCTTATCGTAGGCCGTGCCATTACCGGTTACAGTGCTTTCGTGAGCTAA
- a CDS encoding DUF3857 domain-containing protein produces MQVLITCLLSGFVFSQSSKISITELPDWIQPVQFENADEALEKKAGSFLYLLVDNQDHIPQQKSFRHRAYQIFSSQGIQDAGDITIDFDPEYQDIEFHSLKIIRDGKTINKLYLKDIQTVQRESNMERHIFDGSLTAIVNISDVRVNDIIEYSYTLHGYNPVHKGKYQNTYYLDFSVPLGRLHTEILTDRPIHYKVFNSELEPKISNRNGLKSYAFDILQPKTVDYEDNVPSWYDANSYVQFSEYTSWKQVVGNYEPYFRVDHATRKFLQQQLANDFFEPNEDSLTQILRFVQDDIRYLGFEGGLNSHKPSDPKEVFERRFGDCKDKSLLLAELLKTQGIQAFPVLLNSVGGQEITEMLPSAKLFDHCIVQVQTDEGVRYIDPTINNQGGYLYSTYSPDYKFGLVLSNSSSEIVKFPSNESKPVEIFETIHVEDIGGDATMNVSTTYYGSNADARRSEFSDSSLESIQENYLDYYRLMYPSIEADEEIIFDDFRGENKIIVTESYKIPGFWSPSPENDQIIQADFYPLSLDSYVFPSENTNRKMPFYLNDELNINHNIAVILPESWNIEEDEVNISNKNFQYNYEVSGSGKRIDISHSYKNLSAFVAPEDYSAYVSDIQEIQKNLTYSITYNKGLGDSIATAGISWPSVMIIAIALFAFSFLCYKVYYRYDPRPELDPRVFHRPIGGWLVLIAIGLCVAPVVMLVQLFQTPEYLGPATWELWRTGNPGMTLFILFEMIYNCGILVFGIFAAIVFFKKRTIAPKVMIVYLAASFVFLLADTVIALSLMPDYFTPQEESEFYGETLKAFFRAGIWIPYFLVSKRVKETFTVTLKDEPEPLEPAEEEVLIPLE; encoded by the coding sequence ATGCAGGTACTAATCACCTGTCTCCTGTCTGGTTTTGTCTTTTCGCAAAGCAGCAAAATTTCAATCACTGAACTACCAGACTGGATCCAGCCTGTTCAGTTTGAAAACGCTGATGAGGCACTTGAAAAAAAAGCGGGTAGTTTTCTATATCTGCTGGTCGACAACCAAGATCATATTCCGCAGCAAAAATCTTTTCGCCACCGCGCCTACCAGATATTCTCCAGCCAGGGAATTCAGGATGCCGGCGACATTACAATAGATTTCGATCCTGAATACCAAGACATCGAATTTCACAGTTTGAAGATCATTCGTGATGGAAAAACCATCAATAAATTATATCTGAAAGACATCCAGACCGTCCAGCGAGAGAGCAATATGGAACGTCACATTTTTGATGGAAGCCTGACGGCAATTGTAAATATTTCAGACGTAAGGGTGAACGATATTATCGAATATTCGTACACACTCCACGGCTACAACCCCGTACATAAAGGAAAATATCAGAATACGTATTACCTCGATTTTTCAGTTCCTCTTGGCAGACTACACACCGAAATTCTTACAGATCGCCCTATTCACTATAAAGTGTTTAATTCAGAACTCGAACCAAAGATTTCCAATCGAAATGGTCTTAAAAGTTATGCTTTTGACATCCTTCAGCCAAAAACTGTAGATTATGAAGACAATGTCCCTTCCTGGTACGACGCCAATTCCTATGTGCAGTTTTCAGAATATACAAGCTGGAAACAGGTAGTTGGCAATTATGAGCCTTATTTCCGTGTAGACCACGCTACCAGGAAATTCCTTCAGCAGCAGCTGGCAAACGATTTTTTTGAACCCAATGAAGACAGCCTGACCCAAATCCTGCGTTTTGTACAGGATGACATTCGCTATCTTGGTTTCGAAGGCGGACTGAACTCCCATAAACCAAGTGACCCAAAAGAAGTTTTTGAAAGACGTTTTGGAGATTGTAAGGATAAAAGCCTCTTGCTGGCAGAACTTTTGAAAACCCAGGGAATACAAGCCTTTCCGGTTTTACTGAATTCAGTCGGCGGCCAGGAAATCACTGAAATGCTGCCTTCTGCCAAGCTTTTTGACCATTGTATCGTGCAGGTGCAGACCGATGAAGGCGTTCGTTATATAGATCCTACCATTAACAACCAGGGCGGTTACCTCTATTCGACCTATTCTCCAGATTATAAATTTGGACTGGTCTTGTCCAATTCGTCTTCGGAAATTGTCAAATTCCCATCGAACGAATCCAAACCGGTAGAGATATTTGAAACCATTCATGTGGAAGATATTGGTGGTGATGCCACCATGAACGTTAGCACGACTTATTATGGCTCGAATGCGGATGCCCGCCGAAGTGAATTTTCTGATAGCAGCCTGGAGTCGATACAAGAAAATTACCTGGATTATTACCGACTCATGTATCCCAGTATCGAGGCCGATGAAGAGATTATTTTTGACGACTTCCGAGGGGAGAATAAAATCATTGTAACTGAATCTTATAAAATCCCTGGTTTCTGGTCACCGAGTCCTGAAAACGATCAGATCATACAGGCCGATTTTTATCCTCTTTCCCTGGACAGCTATGTATTTCCTTCAGAAAATACGAACAGAAAAATGCCTTTTTATTTGAATGATGAACTGAACATTAATCATAATATCGCGGTAATCCTTCCGGAAAGTTGGAATATTGAAGAAGACGAGGTAAATATTTCTAATAAAAATTTTCAGTACAACTATGAAGTCAGCGGCTCCGGAAAAAGAATTGACATTAGCCATTCTTACAAAAACCTCAGCGCTTTTGTAGCCCCGGAAGACTATTCGGCTTATGTAAGTGATATCCAGGAAATACAGAAAAATCTTACCTATAGCATCACCTACAATAAAGGTTTGGGCGATAGTATCGCCACGGCGGGCATCAGCTGGCCGTCTGTGATGATCATCGCTATTGCCCTTTTTGCTTTTTCATTTCTATGTTATAAGGTGTATTACCGCTACGATCCTCGGCCAGAATTAGATCCCAGGGTTTTTCACCGCCCAATTGGCGGTTGGTTGGTTTTGATCGCCATCGGCCTTTGTGTCGCACCTGTCGTCATGCTGGTTCAATTATTTCAGACACCGGAATATCTGGGACCTGCCACCTGGGAACTCTGGCGCACAGGAAATCCGGGAATGACCTTATTTATTCTTTTCGAAATGATCTATAACTGTGGAATCCTGGTCTTCGGAATATTTGCGGCTATCGTTTTCTTTAAAAAGCGAACAATCGCGCCCAAGGTTATGATCGTCTATCTGGCGGCTAGCTTCGTTTTTCTTTTGGCCGATACCGTGATCGCCCTCAGCCTTATGCCAGATTATTTTACACCACAGGAAGAGAGTGAATTCTATGGCGAAACCTTGAAGGCTTTTTTCAGGGCAGGTATCTGGATCCCGTATTTCCTGGTAAGCAAGCGTGTAAAAGAAACTTTTACCGTCACCCTTAAAGACGAGCCGGAACCACTGGAACCAGCAGAGGAAGAGGTGTTGATCCCTCTTGAATAG
- the metK gene encoding methionine adenosyltransferase, whose translation MAYLFTSESVSEGHPDKIADQISDTLLDNFLAFDEESKVACETLVTTGQVVLAGEVRSNTYLDVQNIARDVINDIGYTKGAYKFSGDSCGVISLIHEQSQDIYQGVDRGNKEEQGAGDQGMMFGYATNETENYMPLALDISHKILIELAKLRREGKEIEYLRPDSKSQVTIEYSDDNVPQRIVAVVVSTQHDDFDSDDDAMLKKIKEDIVEILIPRVKEQLPEYVQKLFNDDIVYHINPTGKFVIGGPHGDAGLTGRKIIVDTYGGKGAHGGGAFSGKDPSKVDRSAAYASRHIAKNLVAAGVAPEVLVQVSYAIGVVEPTSISVYTYGKKNTDLSDGEIAKKVREIFDMRPAAIEDRLKLRNPIYRETAAYGHMGKEPRTVTKIFESPYSGKITKEVELFTWEKLDFVEKVKEKIPMNE comes from the coding sequence ATGGCTTACTTATTTACTTCGGAAAGTGTTTCTGAAGGACATCCGGATAAAATTGCTGACCAGATCAGCGACACACTTTTAGATAATTTCCTGGCATTTGATGAAGAATCGAAAGTTGCCTGTGAAACTCTTGTAACGACAGGACAGGTGGTTCTTGCCGGTGAGGTTCGCAGTAACACCTATCTCGATGTTCAGAATATCGCTCGGGACGTGATCAACGACATTGGTTATACCAAAGGTGCCTACAAATTCAGTGGTGATTCCTGTGGTGTGATCTCTTTGATCCATGAACAATCCCAGGATATCTACCAGGGTGTGGACCGCGGAAATAAAGAGGAACAGGGAGCTGGTGACCAGGGAATGATGTTTGGTTACGCGACCAATGAGACGGAAAATTACATGCCTTTGGCGCTGGATATTTCTCATAAGATCCTGATCGAACTGGCAAAGCTTCGTCGCGAAGGAAAGGAAATCGAATATTTACGACCTGATTCAAAAAGTCAGGTAACCATTGAATACAGTGATGATAATGTTCCTCAACGAATCGTGGCTGTGGTGGTTTCTACTCAGCATGATGATTTTGACAGCGATGACGACGCGATGCTGAAAAAGATCAAAGAAGACATCGTGGAAATTCTGATTCCGCGCGTGAAGGAGCAGTTGCCAGAATATGTTCAGAAACTATTCAATGATGATATCGTCTATCACATTAACCCAACCGGGAAATTCGTGATTGGCGGACCTCACGGAGATGCCGGGCTTACCGGAAGAAAAATCATTGTGGATACGTATGGCGGAAAAGGTGCGCACGGTGGTGGAGCCTTCTCAGGTAAAGATCCTTCTAAAGTAGATCGCTCGGCAGCTTACGCTTCCAGACATATCGCGAAGAATCTGGTAGCAGCCGGTGTGGCTCCTGAAGTTCTAGTTCAGGTATCTTATGCTATTGGAGTTGTGGAACCGACTTCTATTTCAGTTTATACCTACGGAAAGAAAAACACCGATCTTAGTGATGGCGAAATTGCTAAAAAAGTACGTGAGATCTTTGATATGCGTCCAGCAGCGATTGAAGATCGCCTGAAACTTCGAAATCCTATCTATCGCGAGACCGCGGCTTATGGCCACATGGGTAAAGAACCGAGGACAGTTACAAAGATTTTTGAGAGTCCGTACAGCGGAAAGATCACGAAAGAAGTAGAATTGTTTACCTGGGAAAAGCTGGATTTCGTTGAAAAAGTGAAAGAAAAAATTCCTATGAACGAATAA
- a CDS encoding O-acetylhomoserine aminocarboxypropyltransferase/cysteine synthase family protein → MSTQKFSTQALHAGHNTKLNGGTRAVPIYQTSSYVFNDSDHAADLFSLAKPGFIYTRLNNPTNDILEQRLAAIEGGIGAVVTASGTAAINTALLTLLRAGDHIVASSSLYGGTYNLLKNTLPRFGITTTFVDPQNPQNFTKAAKENTRVFFAESLGNPKLDVLDLKAISKEAKAYKVPFIVDNTVATPYLLNPIEHGADIVIHSLTKYINGNGTTLGGVIIDAGKFDWSSGKFPEFTEPSPGYHGLVYHDVLQESAFIAKVRIEGLRDHGAALSPYNAFQIIQGLETLKVRIKEHSKNALELAKWLKEQPEVKWVNYPGLEDNKYYDLAKQYLPEGQSGLVTFGVEGGYEDAKKIADETQIFSLLANIGDTKSLIIHPASTTHQQLTEEEQATTGVTQDLIRLSVGLEDIEDLKSDLKGVFTKLKKRDLV, encoded by the coding sequence ATGAGTACTCAAAAATTTTCAACACAGGCATTACACGCGGGACACAATACTAAATTAAATGGCGGAACCCGCGCCGTGCCGATTTATCAAACAAGTTCATACGTGTTTAATGACAGCGATCATGCTGCCGATCTTTTTTCGCTGGCAAAACCAGGCTTTATTTATACACGCCTAAATAATCCTACCAATGATATCCTGGAACAGCGCCTTGCTGCCATCGAAGGAGGAATTGGAGCGGTGGTAACCGCTTCGGGAACCGCAGCCATCAATACTGCTTTGCTGACTTTGCTAAGAGCCGGTGATCATATCGTGGCTTCCAGCAGTCTTTATGGCGGGACCTACAATCTTTTGAAAAACACCTTACCGAGATTCGGGATCACTACAACATTTGTAGATCCTCAAAATCCTCAGAATTTCACTAAAGCGGCAAAGGAAAACACGCGTGTTTTCTTTGCGGAATCTTTAGGAAACCCGAAACTGGATGTGCTGGATCTGAAAGCGATTTCAAAAGAAGCAAAGGCTTACAAAGTACCTTTTATTGTTGATAATACGGTAGCCACTCCATATCTATTAAATCCGATTGAGCATGGGGCTGATATCGTGATTCATTCACTTACAAAATATATTAATGGAAATGGAACCACTCTTGGAGGTGTGATCATCGATGCTGGTAAATTCGACTGGTCCAGCGGGAAATTTCCTGAATTTACCGAGCCTTCTCCAGGCTACCACGGACTCGTTTACCACGATGTGCTGCAGGAATCAGCTTTTATTGCTAAAGTAAGAATCGAAGGTTTGCGTGATCATGGTGCAGCTTTGAGTCCTTATAACGCTTTCCAGATCATTCAGGGCTTGGAAACTTTAAAAGTTCGAATTAAAGAACATAGCAAAAATGCACTCGAACTGGCAAAATGGCTGAAAGAGCAGCCGGAAGTGAAATGGGTGAACTATCCGGGTCTGGAAGACAATAAATATTACGATCTGGCGAAACAGTATTTACCGGAAGGTCAAAGTGGGCTGGTAACCTTTGGTGTGGAAGGTGGTTATGAAGATGCCAAGAAAATTGCCGATGAAACCCAAATTTTCTCCTTGCTGGCAAATATTGGAGATACCAAATCTTTGATCATTCACCCGGCAAGTACCACCCATCAGCAATTAACCGAAGAAGAACAGGCTACAACCGGTGTAACCCAGGATTTGATCAGATTATCTGTCGGTCTGGAAGATATCGAAGACCTGAAATCAGATCTGAAAGGTGTATTTACAAAGTTGAAAAAGAGAGATTTAGTTTAA